A stretch of Vigna angularis cultivar LongXiaoDou No.4 chromosome 4, ASM1680809v1, whole genome shotgun sequence DNA encodes these proteins:
- the LOC108322329 gene encoding protein LEO1 homolog, translating to MGGEEKRHQMMQNLFGDQSEEEEELDVDSEHESNPQLNYPSDEGEGMGEQEGEGEVEGQGEVEIESEGDGEGEHDRESEGEREQSSQEVKVGEREESEGRDSDSDAKDDGYSQRGVTSKRRDDVVESGSERSEENHYDHHEDDEEEVDEARSPSVSPRDEKEDETRDLHSAPEIRDVFGDFDDDEEEEMGYAVQQDIEQDSNRYPVEEEGSYGKNLRPEDILADEDHQYESEEENFEIKTKEKPLGPPLELEVPLRPPPALPDKMNMIKVSNIMGVDPKPFDPKTYVEEDTFVTDESGARKRIRLENNIVRWRTARNPDGTASYESNARFVRWSDGSLQLLIGNEVLDISVQDAQHDQAHLFLRHGKGILQSQGRLLRKMRFMPSSLSSNSHRLLTALVDSRHKKVYKVKNCITDIDPEREKEEKEKAESQNIRANVLLNRKREKVSRKYTPAVDRRRQLSPGFLEDALDEEDEADYYDSRRTQRRFEDDLEVEARAEKRIMNAKKSQGPRDIPRKSSFPPAKSSRNPVGYQDDEREESEYETEEEEDVRPPSRKRNEDTEPEYEDEEEEDHYEEAEQVNDASDEEEEEEPKQKSKEFRGSAKRKGFESDEESPPRKTTTHRRMAVVYDSDEE from the exons ATGGGAGGTGAGGAGAAGCGCCACCAAATGATGCAGAACCTCTTCGGCGACCAATCCGAGGAGGAGGAAGAGCTCGACGTCGATTCCGAGCACGAATCGAACCCCCAACTCAATTACCCCTCC GACGAGGGAGAGGGAATGGGAGAGCAAGAGGGAGAGGGCGAGGTGGAGGGCCAGGGGGAGGTAGAAATCGAGAGCGAGGGAGACGGAGAAGGAGAACACGATCGCGAAAGCGAGGGCGAGAGGGAGCAGAGCTCGCAGGAGGTGAAAGTtggagagagagaggagagtgAGGGAAGAGATTCGGATAGTGACGCCAAAGATGACGGCTATAGCCAGCGTGGCGTCACGAGTAAGCGCCGCGATGACGTCGTTGAGAGCGGATCTGAAAGGTCGGAGGAGAATCATTACGATCACCACGAAGATGACGAGGAAGAAGTCGACGAAGCTAGAAGCCCCAG tgTGTCGCCCAGAGacgaaaaagaagatgagactCGTGACTTGCATTCGGCCCCTGAAATTCGTGATGTATTTggtgattttgatgatgatgaagaagaggaaaTGGGGTATGCTGTTCAGCAGGACATTGAACAAGATTCAAAT AGATATCCTGTGGAGGAGGAAGGAAGTTACGGAAAGAACCTGAGACCAGAAGATATACTTGCTGATGAAGATCATCAGTATGAATCAGAGGAGGAAAACTttgagataaaaacaaaagagaagcCACTTGGCCCCCCTTTAGAATTGGAAGTTCCATTACGACCTCCTCCAGCTCTTCCAGACAAG ATGAACATGATTAAAGTTTCCAATATTATGGGTGTTGACCCAAAACCATTTGATCCTAAAACATATGTGGAAGAGGATACTTTTGTAACTGATGAATCTGGAGCCAGAAAGCGCATACGGTTGGAGAATAATATTGTACGTTGGAGGACTGCTAGAAATCCTGATGGCACAGCATCT TATGAAAGCAATGCCCGCTTTGTGAGATGGTCCGATGGCAGCCTGCAGCTTTTAATTGGGAATGAAGTTCTTGACATATCAGTGCAAGATGCACAGCATGATCAAGCACATCTATTCCTTAGACACGGAAAG GGAATCCTTCAATCACAAGGAAGGTTATTGAGGAAAATGAGGTTTATGCCATCTTCCTTGTCTTCAAATTCTCATCGGCTGTTGACTGCCCTTGTTGACTCAAGGCATAAGAAGGTTTACAAGGTTAAAAACTGCATTACTGACATTGATCCTGAGAgggaaaaagaggaaaaagagaag GCTGAAAGTCAAAATATCCGGGCTAATGTGCTGCTTAACCGAAAGCGTGAGAAGGTGAGCCGGAAGTATACTCCTGCTGTGGATAGGAGGCGGCAACTTTCTCCTGGGTTTTTAGAGGATGCATTGGATGAG GAGGATGAAGCAGATTACTATGATTCTCGTCGTACTCAGCGCCGCTTTGAGGATGATTTGGAAGTGGAAGCCCGAGCAGAGAAACGAATTATGAATGCTAAAAAG TCACAGGGACCTAGAGACATCCCTCGCAAGTCTTCTTTCCCACCTGCTAAATCCTCTCGAAATCCAGTGGGTTACCAGGATGATGAGAGAGAAGAGTCTGAGTATGAAAccgaagaagaggaagatgtgAGGCCTCCTTCACGCAAGAGGAATGAGGATACTGAGCCAGAGTATGAGGACGAAGAAGAGGAAGATCACTATGAAGAGGCAGAACAAGTTAATGATGCCtcagatgaggaggaagaggag GAACCAAAGCAAAAGAGTAAGGAGTTTAGAGGCAGTGCCAAGAGGAAGGGATTTGAATCAGATGAGGAGTCTCCTCCAAGGAAAACAACCACCCATCGACGGATGGCAGTTGTGTATGATAGTGATGAGGAATGA
- the LOC108322237 gene encoding probable L-gulonolactone oxidase 6 translates to MKEQVLRFVFLLICVGGVIATPPEDPIRCASKNTNCTITNTYGIFPDRTTCRAAEVVYPTSEEELVSAVASASKNKRKVKAATRFSHSITKLACPDGENGLLISTKNLNKILNVDPKGRTMTVQSGVSLRQIITAAGENGLALPYAPYWWGLTIGGMMGTGAHGSTLWGKGSAVHEYVVELRIVTPAGREDGYAKVRTLNQSHPSLDAARVSLGVLGVLSQVTLKLEPLFKRSVTYITKDDTDLGDELVTFGRKHEFGDVIWYPSQKKAVYRIDDRVSVNESGNGLYNFFPFRSTASAALAVVRSTEELQEATRDDNGKCVGAKLITALLSGIAYGLTNNGIFVGYPVVGFSNRMQASGTCLDSLNDGLITACPWDSRIKGEFFHQTAFSISLSVVKNFVEDVQKLVELEPKSLCGLETANGILMRYVTVSSAYLGKSEDAVDFDITYYRSKDPMAPRLFQDILEEIEQIGLFKYGGLPHWGKNRNLAFLGIIKKYNNAEKFLKVKEEYDPDGIFSSEWTDQMLGLREGVTVFKDGCAMEGMCICSEDRHCAPKKDYLCRPGKIYKEARVCTRVSKKTKKAEDFKDEL, encoded by the exons ATGAAGGAACAAGTTTTAAGGTTTGTGTTCTTACTGATATGTGTCGGTGGAGTGATTGCAACTCCTCCAGAAGATCCGATCCGGTGTGCTTCAAAAAACACAAACTGCACCATCACCAACACCTATGGCATCTTCCCCGACAGAACCACTTGCCGCGCGGCCGAGGTTGTCTACCCCACCTCGGAGGAGGAGCTGGTATCCGCGGTGGCCTCAGcttctaaaaacaaaagaaaagtgaaagCCGCAACGCGCTTTTCCCACAGCATAACCAAGCTGGCTTGTCCTGATGGCGAAAACGGGTTGCTGATAAGCACTAAGAATCTGAACAAGATACTGAACGTCGACCCGAAGGGAAGGACAATGACAGTGCAGAGTGGCGTGTCGTTGAGACAGATCATCACGGCGGCCGGAGAGAATGGTTTGGCCTTGCCTTATGCGCCGTACTGGTGGGGTTTAACCATTGGTGGAATGATGGGAACAGGTGCTCATGGAAGCACGTTGTGGGGCAAAGGAAGCGCCGTTCATGAGTATGTGGTAGAGTTGAGAATCGTTACTCCTGCTGGACGTGAAGATGGCTATGCTAAGGTTCGAACCCTTAACCAATCTCACCCCTCTCTCGATGCAGCCAGAGTTTCCCTCGGGGTTCTTGGAGTTCTTTCTCAG GTTACCCTAAAATTGGAGCCTCTCTTCAAGCGATCCGTTACATATATCACCAAAGATGATACAGATTTAGGAGATGAACTTGTTACTTTTGGAAGAAAACATGAGTTTGGTGATGTAATATGGTACCCAAGTCAGAAAAAGGCTGTCTATAGAATTGATGACCGTGTATCTGTTAATGAATCTGGAAATGGCTTATACAATTTCTTTCCATTTCGTTCCACAGCCTCAGCAGCATTAGCTGTTGTTAGATCAACAG AGGAACTTCAAGAAGCAACACGCGATGATAATGGGAAGTGTGTCGGTGCGAAGTTGATAACTGCACTACTGTCAGGCATTGCTTATGGGTTGACTAACAATG GTATCTTTGTTGGGTATCCTGTTGTTGGATTTAGCAACAGGATGCAAGCATCAGGAACATGTTTAGATAGTTTGAACGATGGATTGATTACGGCATGTCCATGGGATTCAAGAATAAAAGGGGAGTTCTTTCATCAAACTGCGTTTAGCATTTCCCTGTCTGTAGTAAAAAACTTCGTGGAAGATGTGCAGAAACTTGTTGAGTTGGAGCCAAAGTCATTGTGTGGGTTAGAAACAGCGAATGGAATCCTTATGCGCTATGTTACAGTTTCCAGCGCTTACCTTGGAAAATCAGAAGACGCTGTGGATTTCGACATCACCTACTATCGCAGTAAAGATCCAATGGCTCCTAGGCTTTTCCAAGATATACTTGAAGAAATAGAACAGATTGGATTGTTCAAATACGGAGGATTACCCCACTGGGGCAAAAATAGAAACTTAGCGTTTCTTGGAATAATCAAAAAGTATAATAATGCAGAGAAATTTTTGAAGGTTAAAGAAGAGTATGACCCAGATGGGATCTTCTCGAGCGAGTGGACAGATCAAATGCTTGGACTTAGAGAAGGAGTGACAGTATTTAAGGATGGGTGTGCAATGGAAGGGATGTGCATTTGCTCAGAAGATAGACACTGTGCACCAAAGAAGGATTACTTATGCAGACCAGGGAAAATTTATAAGGAAGCTAGGGTTTGCACTCGTGTTTCTAAGAAAACCAAAAAAGCAGAAGATTTTAAGGACGAGTTATAA